One stretch of Pseudomonas azotoformans DNA includes these proteins:
- a CDS encoding YhdP family protein, with protein MERLIRFFAALTRWGLGLCALLLVLAAVYVSLGRELTPLVAEYRAEVEAKAQAAVEMPLHIGSLEGRWSGFAPVLLAHDVMLGEGSSALRLDQVEVVPDVWASLMAREVRIAHLQVSGLQLSIKEDKDGKWALQGLPVQDDQPLDPEQLLTHMQKVKRVSLLDSQVTLQPFDQAPVTMTYVGLSLHTGVTRQRLDARLTLPDGQPLAMSLRTRIRASQWKDGEVQAYLSLPQSDWAKWIPAKLTQQWKLTQFKAGGEFWLTWAKGTVQSAVVRLNSPQLKGRYAERKPVHIENLALTAYLQRSDTGLGVLFDSLAMNLGETRWESRLQLQQTLATDKDLEVWKLQADRLDLTPITPLLNALAPLPEGFAKTVEHLKATGLLRNVLVDFRPQDTTDKKVSFAANLERIGFDAYFGAPAARNVSGSISGDLGQGELRMDSKDFSLHLDPIFAKPWQYLQANARLTWKLDKEGFTLIAPYIKVLGEEGKIAADFLIRLHFDHNQEDYMDLRVGMVDGDGRFTPKYLPAVLSPALDEWLRTAILKGAVDQGFFQYQGSLNHDALPAARNISLFFKVHDAELAFQPGWPHVSKVNGEVFVEESGVRILASKGQLLDTKVKDIYVNIPHAPAGKDSHLLLTGGFAGGLGDGLKILQEAPIGTASTFAGWKGEGDLQGSLDLDIPLAKGTEPKIVVDFKTDKARLQLAEPPLDLTQLKGEFRFDSAKGLSGQNITAQAFDRPITAQIVADGKPGNISTRVNAKGQVTVKRLTDWLKISQPLPVSGDIPYQLQLTLDGADSQLMVSSNLKGVAVDLPAPFGMPASQGRDSVFRMTLQGAERRYWFDYGELANFTFAAPPDKFNDGRGELFLGDGDAVLPGAKGLRIRGVLSELDIDPWKKLVDRYAGNDPGGSAKQLLSGADFKIGKLTGFGTQFDQVNLQLDRKPAAWALQLDSQQAKGTVNLPDAKGAPIAINLQYVKLPAVDPTVQADENAPDPLANIDPKDIPALDIAIDQLFQGPDLIGAWSLKLRPTAKGLAFSSLDLGLKGMQLKGAGGWEGAAGDSSSWYKGRLDGKNIGDVLKGWGYAPTVTSQDFHLDVDGRWPGSPAYVGPKRFSGSLDAAFRNGQFVEVEGGAQALRVFGLLNFNSIGRRLRLDFSDLLGKGLSYDRVKGLLAASNGVFVTREPITMTGPSSNLELNGTLDLVADRVDAKLLVTLPVTNNLPIAALIVGAPAIGGALFLIDKLIGDRVSRFASVQYKVEGPWKDPKITFDKPFEKPN; from the coding sequence ATGGAGCGTCTGATACGCTTTTTTGCCGCTTTGACCCGTTGGGGGCTGGGCCTCTGTGCCTTGTTGCTGGTGCTGGCGGCGGTGTACGTGAGCCTGGGGCGTGAATTGACCCCGTTGGTGGCCGAGTACCGCGCCGAAGTCGAGGCCAAGGCCCAGGCAGCCGTGGAAATGCCTTTGCATATCGGCAGCCTCGAAGGCCGCTGGAGCGGCTTTGCGCCGGTATTGCTGGCCCATGATGTGATGCTGGGCGAGGGCAGCAGTGCCTTGCGCCTGGACCAGGTCGAAGTGGTGCCCGATGTCTGGGCCAGCCTGATGGCCCGCGAAGTGCGCATTGCCCACCTGCAAGTCAGTGGCCTGCAACTCAGCATCAAGGAAGACAAGGACGGCAAGTGGGCCTTGCAAGGCCTGCCGGTGCAGGACGACCAGCCGCTGGACCCGGAGCAGTTGCTCACGCACATGCAGAAGGTCAAGCGCGTGTCGCTGCTCGACAGCCAAGTGACGCTGCAACCGTTCGACCAGGCGCCGGTGACCATGACGTACGTCGGCTTGAGCCTGCACACCGGCGTCACCCGCCAACGCCTGGATGCACGCCTGACCCTGCCTGACGGCCAGCCCCTCGCCATGAGCCTGCGCACCCGCATTCGCGCCAGCCAGTGGAAGGACGGTGAAGTCCAGGCTTATCTGAGCCTGCCCCAGAGTGATTGGGCCAAGTGGATCCCCGCAAAACTGACTCAACAGTGGAAGCTCACGCAGTTCAAGGCGGGCGGTGAGTTCTGGCTGACCTGGGCCAAAGGCACTGTGCAAAGCGCAGTAGTGCGCCTCAACTCGCCACAGTTGAAGGGCCGCTATGCCGAGCGCAAGCCGGTGCACATTGAAAACCTCGCGCTTACGGCCTACCTGCAACGCAGCGACACCGGCCTTGGCGTGCTGTTCGACTCGCTGGCGATGAACCTGGGCGAGACCCGCTGGGAATCTCGTCTGCAATTGCAGCAGACCCTGGCCACCGACAAGGACCTGGAAGTCTGGAAGCTCCAGGCCGACCGCCTGGACCTGACGCCGATCACGCCACTGCTCAACGCCCTGGCGCCGCTGCCGGAAGGCTTTGCCAAGACCGTCGAGCACCTTAAGGCCACTGGGCTGCTGCGCAACGTGCTGGTGGATTTCCGCCCCCAGGACACGACCGATAAAAAAGTCAGCTTTGCCGCCAACCTCGAACGTATCGGCTTCGATGCCTACTTCGGCGCACCGGCTGCGCGTAATGTATCCGGCAGCATCAGCGGTGACCTGGGCCAGGGCGAGTTGCGCATGGACAGCAAGGACTTTTCCCTGCACCTGGACCCGATCTTCGCCAAGCCCTGGCAGTACCTCCAGGCCAATGCACGCCTGACGTGGAAGTTGGACAAAGAAGGTTTCACCCTGATCGCCCCGTATATCAAGGTGCTGGGCGAGGAGGGCAAGATTGCCGCCGACTTCCTGATTCGCCTGCATTTTGACCACAACCAGGAAGACTACATGGACCTGCGGGTCGGCATGGTTGATGGCGATGGACGCTTCACCCCCAAGTACCTGCCGGCGGTGTTGAGCCCCGCTTTGGATGAGTGGCTGCGCACCGCGATCCTCAAGGGGGCGGTGGACCAAGGCTTCTTCCAGTATCAGGGGTCGTTGAACCACGATGCGCTGCCGGCTGCACGCAATATCAGCCTGTTCTTCAAGGTGCACGATGCCGAGCTGGCGTTCCAGCCGGGCTGGCCCCATGTGAGCAAGGTCAACGGCGAAGTGTTTGTCGAGGAGAGTGGCGTGCGCATCCTGGCCAGCAAGGGCCAGTTGCTCGACACCAAGGTCAAGGACATCTACGTCAATATTCCCCACGCACCTGCGGGCAAAGACAGCCATCTGTTGCTCACGGGCGGTTTTGCCGGAGGCTTGGGCGATGGCCTGAAAATTCTCCAGGAAGCGCCGATCGGCACTGCATCGACCTTTGCCGGCTGGAAGGGTGAGGGCGACCTGCAAGGCAGCCTTGACCTGGATATTCCGTTGGCCAAGGGCACCGAACCGAAAATCGTGGTGGACTTCAAGACCGACAAGGCGCGCCTGCAATTGGCCGAGCCGCCACTGGACCTGACCCAGCTCAAGGGCGAGTTCCGTTTCGACAGCGCCAAGGGCCTCAGTGGCCAGAACATCACCGCCCAGGCGTTTGATCGGCCGATCACTGCGCAGATCGTTGCCGATGGCAAGCCGGGCAATATCAGCACCCGTGTGAATGCCAAGGGCCAGGTTACGGTCAAGCGGCTGACGGACTGGTTGAAAATCAGCCAGCCGTTACCGGTGTCCGGCGATATTCCGTACCAGTTGCAACTGACCCTGGATGGCGCCGACAGCCAACTGATGGTCAGCTCCAACCTCAAGGGCGTGGCCGTTGACCTGCCGGCGCCGTTCGGCATGCCGGCCAGCCAGGGGCGTGACAGTGTGTTCCGCATGACCTTGCAGGGCGCCGAACGCCGATACTGGTTTGATTATGGCGAGCTGGCCAACTTCACGTTTGCCGCGCCCCCGGACAAGTTCAATGATGGCCGTGGTGAGTTGTTCCTCGGTGATGGCGATGCCGTGCTGCCGGGTGCCAAGGGCTTGCGCATTCGTGGGGTGTTGTCGGAGCTGGATATTGATCCGTGGAAAAAACTGGTGGATCGCTATGCGGGTAATGACCCGGGCGGCAGTGCCAAGCAATTGCTCAGCGGCGCCGACTTCAAGATAGGCAAGCTGACCGGTTTTGGCACGCAGTTCGATCAAGTCAATTTGCAACTGGACCGCAAGCCAGCCGCGTGGGCCTTGCAGCTCGACAGCCAGCAGGCCAAGGGCACGGTCAACCTGCCGGACGCCAAGGGCGCACCGATTGCGATCAACCTGCAATACGTGAAGCTGCCGGCGGTGGACCCCACGGTGCAGGCGGATGAAAACGCGCCGGACCCGTTGGCGAACATCGACCCCAAGGATATTCCAGCGCTGGATATCGCCATCGACCAGTTGTTCCAGGGCCCGGACCTGATAGGCGCCTGGTCGCTGAAACTCCGCCCCACCGCCAAGGGCCTCGCCTTCAGCAGCCTGGACCTGGGCCTCAAGGGCATGCAGCTCAAGGGCGCGGGGGGCTGGGAAGGCGCGGCAGGTGACAGCAGCAGTTGGTACAAGGGGCGCCTGGACGGCAAGAATATTGGCGATGTACTCAAGGGGTGGGGGTATGCGCCTACCGTCACCAGCCAGGATTTCCATCTGGATGTGGACGGGCGTTGGCCTGGTTCTCCGGCTTATGTAGGACCCAAGCGTTTCTCCGGCAGCCTGGATGCAGCGTTCCGCAACGGCCAGTTCGTCGAAGTGGAAGGGGGCGCCCAGGCCCTGCGGGTATTCGGCCTGCTGAACTTCAACTCCATCGGGCGGCGGTTGCGTCTGGACTTCTCCGACCTGCTCGGCAAGGGCTTGAGCTATGACCGGGTCAAAGGCCTGCTGGCCGCCAGCAATGGCGTGTTCGTGACCCGCGAGCCGATCACTATGACGGGGCCTTCGAGCAACCTCGAGCTCAACGGCACCCTGGACCTGGTGGCAGATCGTGTCGATGCCAAGTTGCTGGTGACGCTGCCGGTGACGAATAACCTGCCGATTGCGGCGTTGATTGTGGGTGCGCCGGCCATTGGTGGTGCGTTGTTCCTGATCGACAAGTTGATCGGTGACCGTGTTTCACGCTTCGCCAGTGTCCAATACAAGGTCGAAGGCCCGTGGAAAGACCCGAAAATCACCTTCGACAAGCCATTTGAAAAGCCAAACTGA
- a CDS encoding carbon-nitrogen hydrolase family protein: protein MSFAVIQMVSQSDVLANLAQARRLLEEAAAGGAKLAVLPENFAAMGRRDIADIGRAEALGEGPILPWLKQTARDLTLWIVAGTLPLPPKDQPHAKSNACSLLIDDQGEIVARYDKLHLFDVDVADARGRYRESDDYAFGGNVVVADTPVGRLGLTVCYDLRFPELYSELRAAGAELITAPSAFTAVTGAAHWDVLIRARAIETQCYLLAAAQGGVHPGPRETYGHAAIIDPWGRVLTQQDQGEAVLLAERDSSEQASIRARMPVVSHRRFFSQGAQRPASER, encoded by the coding sequence ATGTCCTTTGCGGTAATTCAAATGGTCAGCCAGAGTGACGTGCTGGCCAACCTGGCCCAGGCCCGTCGCTTGCTGGAAGAAGCCGCGGCCGGTGGTGCGAAACTGGCAGTGTTGCCGGAAAACTTTGCCGCCATGGGCCGTCGTGACATTGCCGATATCGGCCGCGCCGAAGCGCTGGGCGAAGGCCCGATCCTGCCGTGGTTGAAACAGACCGCTCGCGACCTCACCTTATGGATAGTGGCTGGCACTTTGCCGTTGCCGCCTAAGGACCAACCGCACGCCAAGTCCAACGCCTGTTCGCTGCTGATCGATGATCAGGGCGAAATCGTCGCCCGCTACGACAAGCTGCACCTGTTCGATGTGGATGTCGCCGATGCTCGCGGTCGTTATCGCGAATCCGACGACTATGCTTTCGGAGGTAACGTGGTGGTGGCGGACACGCCGGTCGGCCGCTTGGGCCTCACGGTGTGCTACGACCTGCGCTTCCCCGAGCTGTACAGCGAATTGCGTGCTGCGGGGGCTGAATTGATTACGGCGCCGTCGGCGTTTACGGCAGTGACCGGTGCCGCGCACTGGGACGTGCTGATTCGCGCACGGGCCATCGAGACCCAGTGCTACCTGCTGGCGGCCGCCCAAGGTGGTGTGCATCCGGGGCCACGGGAAACCTACGGTCACGCGGCAATTATCGACCCTTGGGGGCGCGTGCTGACACAACAGGATCAAGGCGAAGCGGTGTTGCTGGCCGAACGTGATAGCAGTGAACAGGCGTCGATTAGGGCGCGCATGCCGGTGGTCAGCCATCGGCGCTTTTTCTCGCAGGGCGCACAGCGGCCTGCTTCGGAACGATGA
- the tldD gene encoding metalloprotease TldD: protein MSELLSSVSEHLLAPGGVTIESLQTVLGDLAGPGIDAADLYFQGQISESWALEDGIVKEGSFNLDQGVGVRAQSGEKTGFAYSNAITLEALGLAARAARSISRAGQNGTVQAFSTQDVTQLYGPDNPLEVMTRAEKVDLLKRVDAATRALDPRIQQVTVSMAGVWERILVASTDGGLAADVRPLVRFNVSVIVEQNGRRERGGHGGGGRTDYRYFLTDDRAMGYAREALRQALVNLEAIPAPAGTLPVVLGSGWSGVLLHEAVGHGLEGDFNRKGSSAYSGRMGEMVASKLCTIVDDGTLAGRRGSLSVDDEGTPTECTTLIENGVLKGYMQDKLNARLMGVARTGNGRRESYAHLPMPRMTNTYMLGGESDPAEIIASVKRGIYCANLGGGQVDITSGKFVFSTSEAYLIEDGKITAPVKGATLIGNGPEAMSKVSMVGNDLSLDSGVGTCGKDGQSVPVGVGQPTLKIDAITVGGTGS from the coding sequence ATGAGCGAGTTGTTGTCCTCAGTCAGTGAACACCTCCTGGCACCCGGTGGCGTGACCATCGAAAGCTTGCAAACCGTGCTGGGCGACCTCGCCGGGCCGGGCATCGACGCGGCCGACCTGTATTTCCAGGGGCAGATTTCCGAGTCCTGGGCCCTGGAAGACGGCATCGTCAAGGAAGGCAGTTTCAACCTTGACCAGGGTGTGGGCGTGCGGGCGCAATCCGGTGAGAAAACCGGTTTTGCCTACAGCAACGCGATCACCCTGGAGGCTTTGGGCCTGGCCGCACGTGCCGCACGCTCGATTTCCCGCGCCGGGCAGAACGGCACGGTGCAGGCGTTCAGCACGCAGGACGTGACCCAGTTGTACGGGCCGGATAACCCGTTGGAAGTGATGACCCGTGCCGAAAAAGTCGACTTGCTCAAGCGTGTCGATGCCGCGACCCGTGCATTGGACCCGCGTATCCAGCAGGTCACCGTAAGCATGGCCGGCGTGTGGGAGCGCATCCTGGTGGCGTCCACCGACGGCGGCCTGGCTGCGGATGTGCGGCCGCTGGTGCGTTTCAACGTGAGTGTGATCGTCGAGCAGAACGGCCGTCGCGAGCGCGGTGGCCATGGTGGCGGCGGGCGTACCGACTACCGCTATTTCCTCACCGACGACCGTGCCATGGGCTATGCGCGTGAAGCGCTGCGCCAGGCGCTGGTCAACCTGGAAGCCATTCCGGCACCGGCGGGTACATTGCCGGTGGTGCTGGGTTCGGGCTGGTCCGGCGTGTTACTGCACGAAGCGGTCGGCCACGGCCTGGAAGGTGACTTCAACCGCAAGGGCAGTTCGGCCTACAGCGGGCGCATGGGCGAGATGGTTGCGTCCAAGCTCTGCACCATCGTCGATGACGGCACCCTGGCCGGACGGCGTGGCTCGCTGAGCGTCGACGACGAAGGCACCCCGACCGAGTGCACCACCCTGATCGAAAACGGTGTGCTCAAGGGCTACATGCAAGACAAGCTCAACGCCCGTCTGATGGGTGTCGCGCGTACCGGTAATGGCCGTCGTGAATCCTATGCGCACCTGCCGATGCCACGCATGACCAACACCTACATGCTGGGTGGCGAAAGCGATCCTGCTGAAATCATCGCCTCGGTGAAGCGCGGTATCTACTGCGCCAACCTCGGTGGCGGCCAGGTGGATATCACCAGCGGCAAGTTCGTGTTCTCCACCAGCGAGGCGTACCTGATCGAAGACGGCAAGATCACCGCGCCGGTCAAAGGCGCAACCTTGATCGGTAACGGTCCGGAAGCCATGAGTAAGGTGTCGATGGTCGGTAACGACCTGTCGCTGGACAGCGGCGTGGGTACATGCGGGAAAGATGGGCAGTCGGTGCCGGTGGGTGTCGGCCAGCCAACGCTGAAGATTGATGCGATCACCGTGGGTGGCACGGGGTCGTAA
- the yjgA gene encoding ribosome biogenesis factor YjgA codes for MVDSYDDSLDGEKSKTQVKRELHALVDLGERLTTLKKDLIAKLPLTDEMRRALADAPKHTANIARKRHIMFIGKLMRDQDIDAILTLLDQTDASTRQYNERFHNLERWRDRLISGDDAVLEKFVLDYPDADRQQLRSLIRQAQHELAHNKAPATSRKIFKYIRELDETQRGLR; via the coding sequence ATGGTTGATTCTTACGACGACTCCCTCGATGGGGAGAAAAGCAAAACCCAGGTCAAACGCGAGCTGCATGCGCTGGTTGACCTCGGCGAGCGCCTTACAACGCTCAAAAAAGATTTGATTGCAAAACTGCCTTTGACCGACGAAATGCGCCGGGCCCTGGCCGATGCGCCCAAGCACACCGCGAATATCGCGCGCAAACGGCACATCATGTTTATCGGCAAGCTGATGCGCGACCAGGACATCGACGCCATTCTGACTTTGCTTGATCAAACCGATGCCTCCACTCGCCAGTACAACGAACGTTTCCATAACCTGGAACGTTGGCGTGACCGCCTGATCTCGGGCGATGACGCGGTGTTGGAGAAATTCGTGCTGGACTACCCGGACGCGGACCGCCAGCAACTGCGCTCCCTGATCCGTCAGGCCCAGCACGAGCTGGCGCATAACAAGGCACCGGCCACCAGCCGTAAAATCTTCAAGTACATCCGTGAGCTGGACGAGACCCAACGCGGCCTGCGTTGA